One segment of Daphnia magna isolate NIES linkage group LG2, ASM2063170v1.1, whole genome shotgun sequence DNA contains the following:
- the LOC116916574 gene encoding LOW QUALITY PROTEIN: putative fatty acyl-CoA reductase CG5065 (The sequence of the model RefSeq protein was modified relative to this genomic sequence to represent the inferred CDS: inserted 2 bases in 1 codon) encodes MAESNIVKFYEDRSIFITGATGFMGKVLVEKLLRSCPGINRVYVLMRPSKGKEVTVRIKELISNEVFDSLRREQSNMLEKIVAVTGDVTREGFGLSPSDLNLLIENVSIVFNLAATVRFDEELKDALQMNVKGPRYLLNICRKMKHLEAFVHVSTAFSVVDRPEIDEVIYPSAMDPVKLAEFIDEADASLLNGITKELVGPYPNTYTYTKKLAEQILEKECGTVPLAIVRPSIVTAALREPFPGWIDNLNGPTGLIAGGGKGFIRVFKAESPDLITDLIPVDLSINLMIAVAWHTATHRPANSSVYFSSTSYDNPITFGQFETFTTFAWRKYPTKDMLWYPTSEITNKNWYYQLNVLLYHIMPAVLVDCYARFMGQRANRVRLYKKAFRALSAFDFFFSKQWKFVSKNSDGIWSTLSARDRQTFYFNVREINWHAYFETYILGIRRFILKDDISTLPEAKXNVTKLYLLRNCVHMVFFAASILGFSAVFNFFKFLLRGRAIAISDL; translated from the exons atGGCCGAATCTAACATCGTCAAGTTTTACGAAGATCGCTCAATTTTTATCACTGGTGCAACAGGATTTATGGGGAAAGTTCTTGTGGAAAAATTGCTACGATCATGTCCAGGTATCAACCGCGTCTATGTTTTGATGAGACCATCCAAGGGTAAAGAAGTTACTGTTCGCATAAAGGAACTTATAAGCAATGAG GTATTTGATTCACTCCGAAGAGAGCAATCGAATATGCTCGAGAAAATTGTGGCCGTAACAGGAGACGTGACTCGAGAAGGCTTTGGGTTATCGCCATCGGATTTGAATTTGCTCATTGAAAATGTTTCTATAGTCTTTAATTTGGCCGCAACAGTAAGGTTTGATGAAGAGCTCAAGGATGCCCTTCAAATGAACGTCAAAGGCCCTAGGTACCTTCTCAATATTTGCCGCAAGATGAAACATCTGGAG GCCTTTGTCCACGTCTCGACGGCCTTCAGTGTCGTCGACCGACCAGAAATTGACGAGGTCATCTATCCATCTGCGATGGATCCAGTTAAATTAGCCGAATTCATCGACGAGGCCGATGCTTCACTTCTTAATGGCATTACCAAAGA ACTTGTTGGCCCATATCCAAACACCTATACCTACACCAAAAAGTTAGCAGAACAAATTTTGGAAAAGGAATGTGGTACCGTTCCGCTAGCAATAGTGCGACCGTCAATTGTCACCGCAGCTCTTAGAGAGCCTTTTCCTGGCTGGATAGATAACTTAAATGGTCCAACAGGATTGATTGCTGGTGGAGGAAAGGGATTTATTCGAGTATTTAAAGCTGAGAGTCCTGACCTGATTACTGACCTTATTCCTGTCGATTTATCAATCAACCTTATGATTGCAGTAGCCTGGCATACAGCCACGCATCG ACCAGCGAATTCATCAGTCTACTTTAGTTCGACCAGTTACGACAATCCTATAACTTTTGGCCAGTTTGAGACCTTTACTACGTTCGCCTGGAGAAAATATCCAACTAAAGATATGCTCTGGTATCCG ACATCGGAGATCACAAATAAGAACTGGTACTATCAGCTCAATGTTCTCCTCTATCATATTATGCCCGCCGTTTTAGTTGACTGTTATGCTAGATTTATGGGCCAGCGTGCAAACAGG GTTCGCTTGTACAAAAAAGCTTTTCGCGCACTATCCGCgttcgattttttctttagtaaaCAGTGGAAATTCGTAAGTAAGAACTCGGATGGGATTTGGTCAACATTGTCAGCGAGAGATCGTCAAACATTTTACTTTAATGTTCGTGAAATTAACTGGCACGCGTACTTCGAGACCTACATTTTGGGAATTCGTCGATTTATTCTCAAGGATGACATCAGTACTCTAccagaagcaaa aaatgtgacAAA GTTGTATTTACTACGGAACTGCGTACACATGGTCTTTTTTGCAGCTTCCATCCTCGGGTTTTCAgctgttttcaattttttcaagtTCCTTCTGCGCGGGCGAGCCATTGCAATAAGTGATTTGTAG